In Desulforhopalus sp., the genomic stretch GTAGGCCTTGGCGATATCTGGCTGGAGCAGGTACGGTTTGCTACCCGCCGGAAAGCTGAGCTGGCTGAATACCTTGACGGAGATTCACCGCTTGCAGTTCTTCTTAAAGAGGTTCAGCGGCTCGAACTGGGAGGGGGCTCCCTCCTCAGCATAGTTCCGGAGCTGGCGGTTCTGAAAAGCAAACTGCCCGCCGAGGTTGGCAGCGACGACGATAGTTTTTTCCAGCCCTCCCAGGAAAAACTTGCCGAATTGACGAACGAAGTCCGAGAGCTGTTGATTGCCAGACTCCTCCTGCAGGGTGACGGCTTATGAGAATCACTCGCCTGGATTTGCGAGCAGTCGGCCCATTCACCGGCCGGTGTCTGGAATTTTCCACCGAGGCGCCTGGCCTGCATCTTGTCTTTGGGCCGAACGAGGCCGGCAAGAGCAGCTCATTGCGGGCCTTAAAGGCCCTGTTGTTCGGTTTTCCGCAGCAGACTCCTGATAATTTTCTCCACAGCTACGATCAACTCGTTGTCGCCGGCTGCCTACGCAACAGCACTGGCCAGGAACTGTCTTTTCAAAGACGGAAAAGACGTTTGGGTGATCTCCTGGATATGGCAGGAAATCCTCTTGACCCAGCAGGCCTGGCACCTTTTTTACATGGACTTGATGCGTCGTTATTTGCAGGTCTCTACGGAATTGACCATGATGCCCTGGTGCGCGGTGGCGAGGAAATACTCGCCCGGAAAGGTGAGGCAGGGCAAACCCTCTTTGCCGCCGGGGCCGGCTTGTCCTCTATTGCTGAGGTTATTGGCCAACTGGAAAAGGAAGCGGGTGATCTTTTCAAGGCAACAGGACAGCTGCCGGCAATCAATGGCGCAGTGCGGCAGTTCAAGGATCTGCAGAAAGAGGCCCGAAGCGCTGGTCTCTCGGTCAAGGACTGGAAGGAACATCATAATGCCCTGGAGACGGCCTTAGCGGCGCGCAAGGAGCTGGAAGGGCAGCGGGATCATAATAGCGCCGAACTCCATCGCCTGGAGCGTTTGCGCCAGGTTGTGGCCGAGTTGGCAGCCCTGCAGGCGAGTGCGGCACACCTGCATGATCTTGGGGAGGTGGCGCTCCTGACACCGGACTTCAATGAAAGATATCAGCAGGTAAGCCGGGAACTACGGGAGGGTGAGCAACGCTTGCAGCGTGATTCTGAACGTTTGGAAAAACTCCTGGAAAGGCGTTCGGCCGTGGCTGTCAACACCCTGCTGCTCCGCCATGCCGGGAAGGTGGATGATTTTCACCAGCGTCTCGGCGAATACAACAAGGGCCGAAAGGACCGGCCTGAACGAAACGGAATGCGTATCAGCCTGCGCAGCGAGGCGGGCCGTTTGCTGCAGCAGGTCCGTCCGGATTTGTCCCTTGAAAAAGTTGAGGTATTGCGGCCGGTGCTTGCCAAAAAGCGGATGGTGCAGGCGCTGGCAGCGCATTATGAGGCCATGCACCAGCAGCTGGTCGTTGCCGAAAGACAGGGCAGGGTCGCCAATGAGGAATACCGGCAGGTTGAGGCAGGTCTTGCTGCCCTGCCCCAGCCGATCGATACTGGTCTGCTGCTCCTGGCGATACGGGCCGCCCAGAAGGCCGGCGATCTTGACGGCCAGCTGGCCAAGACCTCGAGCGGTCTTTCTTTGCAGAGGCAGGAGTGCCGTGCCGATCTGCAACGGATCGGCCTCTGGAAGGGCGATCTGGCCGGACTCGTCGAACTCGCCTTGCCCCTTCCGGTGACGGTCCAGCGGTTTGAAAAAGACTTTGGCGAAATCGATGAGGCAAGACGTGAGCTGGCAACGGTCCGCCGGGGCCTGGAAAAGGAATTGCCACAGATTCAGGCGGAAATCAAAAAAGTCGATTACGCTGGCGACCTTCCTCGCGAGGAAGAGCTGAGCCGCAGTCGTGCCGAGCGCGATCGGGGGTGGCGGCTATTGCGTAGACAGTGGCTGAATGGGGAAGATGTCAGCCACGAAAGCAACGCCTATGCAGGGGAGAAGCCACTTGCCGAGGTGTACGAGGGATATATCGGCGTAGCGGATACCATTTCTGATCGGTTGCGTCGTGAGGCTGATCGAGTGGCCGGGGCGGCGGCCCTGCGCGCTCGGGCCGAGGCCCTGCAAGTAGCCCTCGAATCCAATAGCAGGGATGTACAAGCCCTTGAGCTTCGAGCCGATACATTGACGGTGATGTGGCGGGACAGTTGGCTGGCAAGCGGCATCCTGCCGCTGTCGCCGAGGGAGATGAGCGCCTGGTTGGCGGAGATTGAAACCGTCCGTTTTAAACTTGCTGATCTTGGCAAAAAAGAAAATCAATTCCACTTGGAATGGCAAACCAGAAAAGGGCTTGGAGACAATCTGCGGAAGGCCCTCGCGGCAATCGGCGCAACTGGTCCGGCAGGTGAGGAGCTTGCACCGCTGCTGACTGCCGGCGAAAATATCCTGACACGACTGACCGATCAGGAAAAGAAACGGGACTCCCTGCGGGAAAGATGCGAGAAGGCGGCTCGTGGCTGGCAACAGGCGGAGGACGACCTGGCCCGGGCCCGGGATGCCTTGACCCGGTGGCAGGAGCAATGGCGGAAGGCCCTGGCCGGGCTCGACCTGGCGGGTGAGGTGTCGAGCCTTGAGGCGGTTGACATGCTGGAGACCCTGCAGAGCTGTTTTGACAAGTTGAAGGAGGCGGATGATCTGCAAAAACGCATTGATGGTATTGACCGTGATGCCGGTCTGCTAGCTTTGGATGTGGGGAATCTGGTGAGTGCTGTTGCCCCGGAACTGGCTGACTTGCCCCTTGACCAGGCGATACTCCAACTGCGGATCCTGCTGGGCAAGGCCCAGAAAGACGATGCCTTGAATACCGAACTTGCCAAGGATATCCGTGGCTTACAGGAAGAAATTGAATTAACCAAGAACACCCTGAACTACGCCAAGGAGCAGATGACCGAACTGCTCCGCCTTGCCGATTGCCGGAATCCTGACGATCTGCCGGCGGTAATGGACAAGTTCGCCGAATATCAGCGTTTGCGGGAGAAGATCGTTCATCATGAAGAAAATCTCGCCAAGATCGGCGCCGGTGTGCCGCTTACAGAACTTGCTGTTCAGGCGGCAGCGGTAAATATCGACGAAGTTCCAAGTATGATCGAGGCGCTGAACAGGGACACCAGGGAGGTGCTCAATCCCGAGATCAACCGCTTGTCTCAGATCGTTGGCGAAGAAAGCTCCAGGCTTCTGGCGATGGACGGCGGGGCCCGGGCGGCAGACCTGGCCGAGGCCATGGAACGGGAACTGGCGTTGATTCGCAGGCTTACGAGCAGATATATCCTGGTGAAACTGGCGGCAAAGGTCCTGCAGCAGGCCATTGAACGGTACCGTGAGGAGCATCAGGATCCGGTTCTCAAAATCGCTGCCGGCTACTTCAGCAAACTGACCCTCGGTTCCTTCGCCGGTCTACGAACCGATGTCGATGACGCCGGACAGCCGGTCCTGGTTGGCGTGCGCGACAACGGCTTGCGCCTCACCGTCGATAAAATGAGCTCTGGTACCCGTGATCAGATGTTTCTCGCCCTGCGCCTTGCAAGCCTGGAGTGGCGGTGGCAAACCGAGGAACCGATGCCATTTATCATTGATGACATTCTTATCAACTTCGATGATCTTCGGGCCCGGGCATGCCTTGAGATCCTTGCCGGGCTGGGCGAAAAGAATCAGGTAATTCTCTTCACCCATCATCGGCGTATCGTCGAAGAGTCGAAACTGCTGGCGGGGCAGGAATGCATTCAAATTCACGAACTTTGTCCTGCCGCCTAGCGCCTAGCCTGGCCCCTCTATCAAAAAGTAACCTTCTCCGCTCTTGCCACCAGCCGGGTAAATTCCTCCATCCAACTTGGCCCGCCCAGGGTCTCGGCGAGGAGAACCGCGATATGTTGCGGGTTGACGCCCATCTCGCGGTTGCGGCCAAGACCGGACAGGCAGGACGGGCAATTGGTGGCGATGATCGTGGCGGTGCTGCCGGCCTGGGCCTTGGCGATCGATTCCCGCTTGCGTTCAAGCATGGCATAGGCGATGTCCGGCCGGGACACCGCCAGGGTGCCCGCCTCGGAGCAGCAGTTGGCCACTCCCGTGACCTTGCCGTACAGTTGACCAAGGAGGTGCGCTCCCCCGCCGTCGAGGGAATCGTGGCAGGGGGTATGGTACAATACCGACTCCGCGCTCTTGCCGGCAAACCGGCCATTGGCCTGTGCCATGACGAACTGTGAGACATCGGTCATGGCACAGCCGAATATCTCATTGGCGCCCATCTCATGCAGGGCCTCGCGGCAGGTACCGCAACTGACCAGAAAGGCGTCGAAGACCAGGTGGCCGAGCATATCCCTGATCTGCGAGAGGATGATCGTGTCGCGCAGGCTGCTGACCGCAGCCATCTTTTTCTTGGCATTGACCTTGGCCGGGAAACCGCAGCATTGGTTGAGCGGTGGGATAATGACCCGGGTATTGCTTTTGGCCAGCAGATAGATAGCGGCGGTGGCGATATCGGCATACAGTCGTTCCGAGCCGCAGCCGGGGAAGTAGAAGACGGTTTTCTCAACCGGCCCATCCGGATTGATCATCAGCGCCTCACGCTCGGAAAAATACGGCAGTCTCGCCTCAAGGCTGGTGGTTGACGGCGGCATCATCGGCGACTTGAACATATTGAGGAAACGCCAGCCCTTGTCGGTAATCGCCGGAGGCGCCTTTTTATAGGCCTCGGCGGCCAGGCGCTGGGCGGCGCTGCCCCATTGCAGAACTGCTTTACGGAAGACCTTGTTGAAGGTTCTGTTCCTGATTTTCAGGTAGTACAGCGACATCAAGGTGGCCGGAGCGGTATGTTTGTAGCCGAGATCGCTGAGAATCTCGCGCTCAAGCAGGGAAACCTCGGCAGTGTCGATATCGACCGGGCAGGGTGCCAGACATTTTCGGCACATGGTGCAATGATCGGCGATTTCTTCGAGGTTTTTCAGCTGGTTGAAACGCGGCAGGTGGGAGCGTTGCATATCGTAGAGAAGGGCCTCGATCAGTGAGCCGATGACCATGTTCTTGTTGCGGGGATGCATGAAGATATTGCTGCCCGGATGGTAGACGCAGCATACCGGCATGCATTTGCCGCAGCGGATACAGGTGGAGATCATCGACGACAGCTTGGCGAGGGAGCCGTATTGCAGGATCTTCGCCTCCAGCTCAAGGAGGTTGAACGACGGGGTGTAGACCTTGTCGATGATTGCCGGATCGTTGAGCATCCCCGGATTCATGATGCCCTGTGGGTCGACCTCCTGGCGATAGCGGCGCAGCTCCTCCAGGCGAGAGGCATCAAGAAACTTCATCTTGGTGATGCCGATGCCGTGTTCACCGCTCACGACTCCGCCCAATTCGACTGCCTTGGCCATGATGTCCTCGGCGGTCTTCTCGGCCCGTTTCATCATGGTTCGGTCGTTGGAGAAGACCGGGATATTGACGTGGATATTACCGTCGCCGGCGTGCATGTGGGTGGCGATGATGATCCGCCTGGAGCGCACCTCGCCGTAGATCGTCTCGATCATGCCGCTGACCTTGCTGTAGCCGCTGAGGAGCTCCAGCAGGTCGGCCCGCAGTTTCTTGATATCGACCTCGCGGCGCATGGTCTCCTTGTTGCGGAGCTTCAGGGCCTCGATGGTCTCCCGGCACATGTCGTTAGCTTTGGGAATCTTTGCCTCAAGCCAGTCCGGATCTTCAATAGGTTCGGCGGTTTCCAGGTAGTCGACGATGCGGTGAATGACCTCAATCTTGTTGTGGATATCCTCTTCCAGGTTGTAGCCGTCGACAAAGCGGGCGAACTCGGCAAGTGCCGGCAGGGGCAGGACGATATCTTCATTGAGTTTGAAGGCGTTGGTCCTGGCGGCGATTGCCCCGAGGCGTTTGCGGTCGCGCCAGAAACGGGTGGCCTCATCGGCATCCTGGGCGGTGAATAGCTCGGTGTTCTTGTGGGGCAACATGAGCCTTTCCAGGCGCTCCTTGCCGCGCAGCACCTGGGCGCTGGTATGGCCGACCATGTCGATGAGCAGCACCGCCTTTGGTTGTTCGCTTCTGGCCGCCTTGAATTTGTATTTAATCGCCCGGATATATTCCTCGTCAAAGTGCTCAAGGGCCATCAAGGCCTCTTCGCCCTGATTGACGAACTCCTCGGAGATCTCGACAATTACCCGGCTCGCTTCATCCATGTCTTCGCCGAAGAACTCCAGACAGAAGGTGATCTTCTTTTCGTAGGCCTTGTGCAGCACGAACTCGCCGGAGGTGATGATGCCGTCGGTACCTTCCTTTTGAAAACCGGGCAGACCTTTCAGGGCCTTGTTGGTGATATCCTTCCATAGGCCTTTCTTGCGAATTTCGGTACCTTTCAGGAAGACCTCGCGGAGAACCCGCCCGCTTGGTTCAAGAACCTGGAAGTGGACATCGTCGTCGGGCAGGATCTTGCGCATCGGATGGTTGACACGCCGCACCGTCAGAAGGCCACGGCCGGGCATGGCGATGGTGTAAGCGAGGATATTGTCGATGGCGGTGCCCCAGAGGACGGCGGTCTTGCCACCGGCATTTTCGGCGATATTGCCCCCGATGGTCGAGGCCCAGGCGCTGGTAGGGTCGGTGGCGAAGACCAGGTTTTCCTTGGCAGCATGGGCCATGGCGTCAGCGGTGACGACGCCGGCCTCAACCTTCAGCACCGGCACCTTTACCCCCTGACCGAGATGGGGGAAGTCGTGATAGGCTATGTCATGGATCTTCGTCAGCTTTTCGGTGTTGAAGATGACGCAGTTGCGGGTCACCGGCACGCTGCCGCCGGTAAGGCC encodes the following:
- a CDS encoding DUF3683 domain-containing protein — translated: MNTKDYREIPYNFTSADDKQIINHLFGPEVWEDIEELRSQRITGRSARLVMRFMGDLFILRRNPFLFQELIDLPSKRQRFFATAGEDLSIIEEAARIGRVGVERSSKVLRLVTLCRERLTELKQEILEAPAMRASMQKKLGAVIGKENVRFDPFTLISHATDATDWRLFLPLAVLRPSIEEQVPGLMQGVAELGLKIIPRGGGTGLTGGSVPVTRNCVIFNTEKLTKIHDIAYHDFPHLGQGVKVPVLKVEAGVVTADAMAHAAKENLVFATDPTSAWASTIGGNIAENAGGKTAVLWGTAIDNILAYTIAMPGRGLLTVRRVNHPMRKILPDDDVHFQVLEPSGRVLREVFLKGTEIRKKGLWKDITNKALKGLPGFQKEGTDGIITSGEFVLHKAYEKKITFCLEFFGEDMDEASRVIVEISEEFVNQGEEALMALEHFDEEYIRAIKYKFKAARSEQPKAVLLIDMVGHTSAQVLRGKERLERLMLPHKNTELFTAQDADEATRFWRDRKRLGAIAARTNAFKLNEDIVLPLPALAEFARFVDGYNLEEDIHNKIEVIHRIVDYLETAEPIEDPDWLEAKIPKANDMCRETIEALKLRNKETMRREVDIKKLRADLLELLSGYSKVSGMIETIYGEVRSRRIIIATHMHAGDGNIHVNIPVFSNDRTMMKRAEKTAEDIMAKAVELGGVVSGEHGIGITKMKFLDASRLEELRRYRQEVDPQGIMNPGMLNDPAIIDKVYTPSFNLLELEAKILQYGSLAKLSSMISTCIRCGKCMPVCCVYHPGSNIFMHPRNKNMVIGSLIEALLYDMQRSHLPRFNQLKNLEEIADHCTMCRKCLAPCPVDIDTAEVSLLEREILSDLGYKHTAPATLMSLYYLKIRNRTFNKVFRKAVLQWGSAAQRLAAEAYKKAPPAITDKGWRFLNMFKSPMMPPSTTSLEARLPYFSEREALMINPDGPVEKTVFYFPGCGSERLYADIATAAIYLLAKSNTRVIIPPLNQCCGFPAKVNAKKKMAAVSSLRDTIILSQIRDMLGHLVFDAFLVSCGTCREALHEMGANEIFGCAMTDVSQFVMAQANGRFAGKSAESVLYHTPCHDSLDGGGAHLLGQLYGKVTGVANCCSEAGTLAVSRPDIAYAMLERKRESIAKAQAGSTATIIATNCPSCLSGLGRNREMGVNPQHIAVLLAETLGGPSWMEEFTRLVARAEKVTF
- a CDS encoding AAA family ATPase; translated protein: MRITRLDLRAVGPFTGRCLEFSTEAPGLHLVFGPNEAGKSSSLRALKALLFGFPQQTPDNFLHSYDQLVVAGCLRNSTGQELSFQRRKRRLGDLLDMAGNPLDPAGLAPFLHGLDASLFAGLYGIDHDALVRGGEEILARKGEAGQTLFAAGAGLSSIAEVIGQLEKEAGDLFKATGQLPAINGAVRQFKDLQKEARSAGLSVKDWKEHHNALETALAARKELEGQRDHNSAELHRLERLRQVVAELAALQASAAHLHDLGEVALLTPDFNERYQQVSRELREGEQRLQRDSERLEKLLERRSAVAVNTLLLRHAGKVDDFHQRLGEYNKGRKDRPERNGMRISLRSEAGRLLQQVRPDLSLEKVEVLRPVLAKKRMVQALAAHYEAMHQQLVVAERQGRVANEEYRQVEAGLAALPQPIDTGLLLLAIRAAQKAGDLDGQLAKTSSGLSLQRQECRADLQRIGLWKGDLAGLVELALPLPVTVQRFEKDFGEIDEARRELATVRRGLEKELPQIQAEIKKVDYAGDLPREEELSRSRAERDRGWRLLRRQWLNGEDVSHESNAYAGEKPLAEVYEGYIGVADTISDRLRREADRVAGAAALRARAEALQVALESNSRDVQALELRADTLTVMWRDSWLASGILPLSPREMSAWLAEIETVRFKLADLGKKENQFHLEWQTRKGLGDNLRKALAAIGATGPAGEELAPLLTAGENILTRLTDQEKKRDSLRERCEKAARGWQQAEDDLARARDALTRWQEQWRKALAGLDLAGEVSSLEAVDMLETLQSCFDKLKEADDLQKRIDGIDRDAGLLALDVGNLVSAVAPELADLPLDQAILQLRILLGKAQKDDALNTELAKDIRGLQEEIELTKNTLNYAKEQMTELLRLADCRNPDDLPAVMDKFAEYQRLREKIVHHEENLAKIGAGVPLTELAVQAAAVNIDEVPSMIEALNRDTREVLNPEINRLSQIVGEESSRLLAMDGGARAADLAEAMERELALIRRLTSRYILVKLAAKVLQQAIERYREEHQDPVLKIAAGYFSKLTLGSFAGLRTDVDDAGQPVLVGVRDNGLRLTVDKMSSGTRDQMFLALRLASLEWRWQTEEPMPFIIDDILINFDDLRARACLEILAGLGEKNQVILFTHHRRIVEESKLLAGQECIQIHELCPAA